The Methanocella arvoryzae MRE50 genome includes a region encoding these proteins:
- the rpmC gene encoding 50S ribosomal protein L29: MAILRAKEIRGMSDKELDKQLKDLRNDLLKQHAISATGGAPENPGRIRELRRTIARILTIKQEKKQKEMKR, encoded by the coding sequence ATGGCGATTCTCAGAGCTAAGGAAATCAGAGGCATGAGCGACAAGGAACTTGACAAGCAGCTCAAGGACCTGCGCAACGACCTCCTGAAGCAGCACGCGATCTCCGCGACCGGCGGTGCGCCGGAGAACCCGGGCAGGATCCGGGAACTTCGCAGGACCATCGCTCGCATCCTGACCATCAAGCAGGAGAAAAAGCAGAAGGAGATGAAGCGTTAA
- a CDS encoding 30S ribosomal protein S17, which produces MAKDIGLNVKAPKTECNDPQCPFHGSLAVRGQIFEGTVVSAKMSKSVVVSREYLKRDLKYDRYEKRRSKLHAHNPPCINAKEGDKVVIAECRPLSKTKTFVVVEVAGHESN; this is translated from the coding sequence ATGGCGAAAGATATTGGACTAAACGTGAAGGCACCCAAGACCGAGTGCAACGATCCCCAGTGTCCGTTCCATGGCAGCCTGGCTGTCAGGGGACAGATCTTCGAGGGCACCGTTGTCTCCGCCAAGATGAGCAAGTCTGTAGTGGTGTCCCGTGAGTACTTAAAGCGTGACCTGAAGTATGACAGGTACGAGAAGAGGAGGTCTAAGCTCCATGCCCACAACCCGCCCTGCATCAACGCAAAAGAGGGCGACAAAGTGGTCATCGCAGAGTGCAGGCCGCTCTCCAAGACCAAGACCTTCGTAGTTGTAGAGGTGGCTGGACATGAGAGCAATTAA
- the rpl4p gene encoding 50S ribosomal protein L4 — protein MEVTILSKSGKKSAITVPAVFNEEYRPDIIKKAVLAAQANRLQPYGPDRTAGTLSSAKKHSWGSGRGAAQVPRLANGSRAAVVPHARGGRASHGPNPLRIYTEKINDKERIKAIRSAVAATTNPELVKARGYKYEGALPVVVDSEIESLKKTSEVMELLTALGFAADLARSKQKTVRAGKGKMRGRQYKKKVGLLIVIAEDNGIKLAARNIPGVDVATLDELNVEMLAPGTQAGRLTLWTEGAMKLLTEAGEE, from the coding sequence ATGGAAGTAACTATACTTAGCAAATCCGGCAAGAAGTCCGCAATCACCGTTCCCGCCGTATTCAACGAAGAGTACAGGCCGGACATCATCAAGAAAGCGGTGCTCGCAGCGCAGGCAAACAGGCTGCAGCCGTACGGCCCGGACAGGACCGCAGGCACGCTCTCCTCGGCAAAGAAGCACTCCTGGGGCAGCGGCAGAGGCGCAGCACAGGTGCCAAGGCTTGCCAACGGCAGCCGCGCAGCAGTAGTTCCGCACGCAAGGGGCGGCCGTGCATCTCACGGACCTAACCCGTTAAGGATCTACACTGAGAAGATCAACGACAAGGAGCGCATCAAGGCAATCCGCTCTGCTGTCGCAGCCACCACCAACCCCGAGCTCGTCAAGGCTCGCGGCTACAAGTACGAGGGCGCTCTGCCCGTAGTGGTCGACAGCGAGATCGAGTCGTTGAAGAAGACCAGCGAAGTAATGGAGCTCTTAACCGCGCTCGGCTTTGCCGCAGACCTCGCGAGGTCCAAGCAGAAGACTGTCCGCGCAGGCAAGGGCAAGATGAGGGGCAGGCAGTACAAGAAGAAGGTAGGCCTTCTCATCGTCATCGCCGAGGACAACGGCATCAAGCTCGCCGCCAGGAACATCCCGGGCGTTGACGTCGCAACTCTGGATGAGCTGAACGTCGAAATGCTCGCTCCGGGCACCCAGGCAGGCCGCCTGACGCTGTGGACTGAGGGCGCTATGAAGCTTCTGACGGAGGCTGGCGAAGAATGA
- a CDS encoding 50S ribosomal protein L23: protein MIIKYPFITEKATLSLDKNNTLQFMVDMRATKPQIKKAIEEMYNVKVVKVTTQITARGGKKAVVTLSPENRAEEIASRLGVF, encoded by the coding sequence ATGATTATCAAGTACCCGTTCATCACAGAAAAGGCGACCCTGTCCCTGGACAAGAACAACACTCTCCAGTTCATGGTCGACATGAGGGCCACCAAGCCCCAGATCAAGAAGGCCATCGAGGAAATGTACAACGTGAAGGTAGTCAAGGTCACGACCCAGATCACCGCACGTGGAGGCAAGAAGGCTGTAGTTACCCTCAGCCCCGAGAACCGGGCTGAAGAGATCGCCAGCCGTCTAGGAGTATTCTAA
- the yciH gene encoding stress response translation initiation inhibitor YciH, with translation MSVCDKCGLPDDLCVCEEIVKESQRVRITTDKRRFGKMATIIDGIDDKSIDLKELSSLLKAKCACGGTIKQQTIELQGDHKEKVREILESIGYAAESIDVK, from the coding sequence GTGTCGGTCTGTGACAAGTGTGGCCTGCCTGACGATCTTTGCGTATGCGAAGAAATCGTCAAGGAATCCCAGCGAGTCCGAATAACGACTGATAAGAGACGCTTCGGTAAAATGGCGACGATCATCGATGGTATCGACGACAAGAGCATCGACCTGAAGGAGCTTTCGAGCCTCCTGAAGGCCAAATGCGCCTGCGGCGGCACTATCAAGCAGCAGACCATCGAGCTCCAGGGCGATCACAAGGAAAAAGTGAGGGAGATCCTGGAGTCCATTGGCTATGCTGCCGAATCGATCGACGTTAAATAA
- a CDS encoding 50S ribosomal protein L3, with product MGHAHAPRRGSLGYSPRVRARSQKPKMRNWAELGDQPKIQGFVGFKAGMSHIVMVDDRPHSATEGMEISVPVTIVEAPQMHVAGIRVYDDSPYGKKVIGEAWISDLKMLESLTHLPKNGYKTDEQLAKIAELVKKGVVADLRVMTVTLTSEVSGIPKKVPELMENRIAGGDMAKRFEFAKSLMGKAVGIKDVFAPGELVDVSAITKGYGTQGPVVRWGIATQKRKHARTGKKRHVGNLGPWNPHRIRWQVPQLGQTGYHQRTEYNKRILKMGDKAEEITPAGGFLHYGLIRNDYIMLKGSIPGPVKRMVRIRPAVRPKNMPKQAPEITYLSTQSKMG from the coding sequence ATGGGACACGCACACGCACCAAGGCGTGGATCTCTCGGGTACAGCCCGAGGGTAAGGGCGCGAAGCCAGAAGCCCAAGATGAGAAACTGGGCAGAGCTTGGCGACCAGCCAAAGATTCAGGGATTTGTCGGATTCAAGGCCGGAATGTCTCACATTGTAATGGTTGATGACAGGCCGCACAGCGCGACCGAGGGTATGGAGATCTCCGTCCCGGTCACGATCGTCGAAGCGCCGCAGATGCACGTAGCAGGTATCCGTGTCTACGATGACAGCCCGTACGGCAAGAAGGTCATCGGCGAGGCATGGATCAGCGACCTCAAGATGCTCGAGTCGCTCACCCACCTGCCCAAGAACGGCTACAAGACCGACGAGCAGCTCGCGAAGATCGCAGAGCTCGTCAAGAAGGGTGTAGTCGCAGATCTGCGCGTCATGACTGTAACGCTCACTTCTGAAGTTTCGGGTATTCCCAAGAAGGTCCCCGAGCTCATGGAGAACCGGATCGCCGGTGGCGACATGGCTAAGAGGTTCGAGTTCGCTAAGTCGCTCATGGGTAAGGCCGTCGGCATCAAGGATGTCTTCGCACCGGGCGAACTGGTCGACGTCTCGGCCATCACCAAGGGTTATGGTACCCAGGGTCCTGTCGTCAGGTGGGGCATCGCTACCCAGAAGAGGAAGCACGCCCGCACTGGCAAAAAGAGGCACGTCGGTAACCTCGGCCCGTGGAACCCGCACCGCATCAGGTGGCAGGTCCCGCAGCTGGGTCAGACTGGCTACCACCAGAGGACCGAGTACAACAAGAGGATCCTCAAGATGGGCGACAAGGCCGAAGAGATCACTCCCGCTGGTGGTTTCCTGCACTACGGTCTGATCAGGAACGACTACATCATGCTGAAGGGCAGCATTCCCGGACCGGTCAAGAGAATGGTCAGGATCAGGCCCGCAGTAAGGCCCAAGAACATGCCGAAGCAGGCACCCGAGATCACGTACCTGAGCACTCAGTCCAAGATGGGCTAA
- a CDS encoding 50S ribosomal protein L22, whose product MSKVGYTAEFDPATTAKAMAYEINVSPKHCQEICRQIRGMKLSAAKTYLQDVIDKKRSVPFKQHARNVGHKRHQSGWPSGRYPVKASTEILKLLKHAEANAEYKGLETENMRIIHSTSKKGRVIQGIMPRAMGRATAWNIELVTVEVVIGEVR is encoded by the coding sequence ATGTCGAAAGTTGGATACACAGCAGAATTTGACCCGGCCACCACCGCCAAGGCGATGGCCTACGAGATCAACGTCTCGCCCAAGCACTGCCAGGAAATCTGCAGGCAGATCCGCGGAATGAAGCTCAGCGCCGCGAAAACGTACCTGCAGGATGTCATCGACAAGAAGAGGTCGGTGCCTTTCAAGCAGCACGCCAGGAACGTCGGCCACAAGCGCCACCAGTCGGGCTGGCCCAGCGGCCGGTACCCGGTCAAGGCGAGCACCGAGATCCTGAAGCTGCTCAAGCACGCGGAAGCGAACGCAGAGTACAAGGGCCTCGAGACTGAAAACATGCGCATCATCCACTCGACCTCCAAGAAGGGCCGTGTGATCCAGGGCATCATGCCCCGCGCAATGGGCAGGGCTACCGCATGGAACATCGAGCTCGTGACGGTAGAGGTAGTTATCGGAGAGGTGCGTTAG
- a CDS encoding 50S ribosomal protein L2 has protein sequence MGKRLMSQNRGKGSPTYRATSSRFKADLEHIKTFGDETIEGIITEVVHDPARNCPIIRVKFGNGEERLILAPEGVGVGDKIACGISAEIKPGNTLPLSEIPEGCAICNIESQPGDGGAFARSSGVYAIIVAHEGKKTVVQMPSGEIKRLNPKCRATIGVVAGGGRTEKPFVRAGNKWYKMANKATKWPVVRGVAMNAVDHPFGGGGRQHPGRPKTVSRNTPPGRKVGSIAARRTGVGH, from the coding sequence ATGGGAAAGCGATTAATGTCACAGAACAGAGGTAAAGGCTCCCCGACCTACAGGGCTACCTCTAGCAGGTTCAAGGCGGACCTGGAGCACATCAAGACCTTCGGCGACGAGACCATCGAGGGTATCATCACCGAGGTCGTCCACGACCCGGCCAGGAACTGCCCCATCATCCGTGTCAAGTTCGGCAACGGCGAAGAGAGGCTCATCCTGGCTCCCGAGGGTGTCGGTGTCGGCGACAAGATCGCCTGCGGCATCTCGGCAGAGATCAAGCCGGGCAACACGCTCCCCCTGAGCGAGATCCCGGAAGGCTGCGCTATCTGCAACATCGAGTCGCAGCCGGGCGACGGCGGCGCGTTCGCACGCTCATCGGGCGTCTACGCGATCATCGTGGCTCACGAGGGCAAGAAGACCGTAGTCCAGATGCCTTCGGGCGAGATCAAGAGGCTCAACCCGAAGTGCAGGGCAACTATCGGAGTAGTGGCCGGCGGCGGCAGGACTGAGAAGCCCTTCGTTCGCGCAGGCAACAAGTGGTACAAGATGGCCAACAAGGCTACCAAGTGGCCCGTTGTCCGTGGTGTGGCCATGAACGCAGTCGACCACCCGTTCGGTGGCGGCGGCAGGCAGCACCCCGGCAGGCCCAAGACGGTCAGCAGGAACACCCCGCCTGGCAGAAAGGTAGGAAGCATCGCAGCGAGAAGGACTGGCGTTGGCCACTAA
- a CDS encoding 30S ribosomal protein S19: MVSKQSKQAGRLPKRKEEFTYRGLTIAEMKKLDMNQVAALLPARQRRKIKREFGEEHQKLLNAVKAGETKIKTHLRDMIILPEMVGVTFEIHNGKEWKAVETTPEMVGHYLGEFALTRHSVSHGSAGIGATRGSKYVPLK; this comes from the coding sequence ATGGTATCTAAACAGTCGAAGCAGGCTGGCAGGCTCCCGAAGAGGAAGGAAGAGTTCACCTACCGGGGTCTGACCATCGCCGAAATGAAGAAGCTGGACATGAACCAGGTCGCCGCTCTCCTGCCCGCCCGCCAGAGGCGGAAGATCAAGAGGGAGTTCGGCGAGGAGCACCAGAAGCTGCTCAACGCCGTCAAGGCCGGAGAAACCAAGATCAAGACTCACCTGAGAGACATGATCATTCTCCCGGAAATGGTCGGCGTAACGTTCGAGATCCACAACGGCAAGGAATGGAAGGCAGTCGAGACCACGCCCGAAATGGTCGGGCACTACCTGGGAGAATTCGCCCTGACCCGCCACAGCGTGTCGCACGGTTCCGCAGGTATCGGTGCAACCAGAGGCAGCAAGTACGTGCCGCTGAAATAA
- a CDS encoding ribonuclease P protein component 1 has product MDIAPDNIIYHELIGLKVEVETPPYVLTGKVVDETRNMIIINTGKRDAKVPKSCCTFVFTLPDSRRVRVLGTLLQSQPENRIPKKRRKGK; this is encoded by the coding sequence ATGGACATAGCGCCGGACAACATCATCTACCATGAGCTGATAGGATTGAAGGTCGAGGTGGAAACACCTCCCTATGTCCTTACGGGCAAAGTGGTGGATGAGACGCGGAACATGATCATAATAAATACTGGCAAGCGCGATGCAAAAGTCCCCAAGTCGTGCTGCACCTTCGTGTTCACGCTTCCGGATTCCCGGCGCGTAAGAGTCCTCGGGACTTTATTACAATCACAACCTGAAAACCGCATCCCTAAGAAGAGGCGGAAAGGGAAGTGA
- a CDS encoding 30S ribosomal protein S3, which yields MAIEKKFVQEGFKKAMVDEYFLEKLERAGYGGMEINRTPMGTQITLKAEKPGMIIGKAGKSIRRYTKEMDMRFKMDNPQIDVQEVKKPELNAQMMATRLANALERGWYFRKAGQSTLQRIMDSGAMGCEVIIAGKLTGARKRREKFIAGYIKHCGKPVEELVDVGYARAKKKLGIIGVKVRIMPPEAVLPDQITIEAAQAAAPAPAEKKSPAAGAEPAKEAAAVPAPAESTAAEVEKIIAESEAAEAVTPEGAEGDEKAAAAKKQPKKKVVKTDGDSQS from the coding sequence TTGGCGATTGAGAAGAAATTCGTACAAGAGGGCTTCAAGAAGGCCATGGTCGACGAGTACTTCCTGGAGAAGCTCGAGCGCGCCGGATACGGCGGCATGGAGATCAACAGGACCCCTATGGGCACTCAGATCACCCTCAAGGCCGAGAAGCCGGGAATGATCATTGGAAAGGCTGGTAAGTCCATCCGCAGGTACACCAAGGAAATGGACATGCGGTTCAAGATGGACAACCCGCAGATCGATGTGCAGGAAGTCAAGAAGCCTGAGCTGAACGCCCAGATGATGGCGACCAGGCTGGCCAACGCTCTCGAGAGAGGCTGGTACTTCCGTAAGGCCGGACAGTCCACCCTGCAGAGGATCATGGACTCCGGAGCCATGGGCTGCGAAGTCATCATCGCAGGCAAGCTGACTGGCGCGAGGAAGCGCCGCGAGAAGTTTATCGCAGGCTACATCAAGCACTGCGGCAAGCCCGTCGAGGAGCTCGTGGACGTCGGCTACGCCAGGGCTAAGAAGAAATTAGGCATCATCGGCGTCAAAGTCAGGATCATGCCCCCCGAGGCAGTGCTCCCTGACCAGATCACGATCGAGGCGGCACAGGCCGCAGCACCCGCTCCGGCCGAGAAGAAGTCTCCCGCAGCAGGCGCCGAGCCCGCGAAGGAGGCAGCAGCAGTCCCGGCCCCGGCCGAGTCTACCGCTGCAGAGGTCGAGAAGATCATCGCCGAGTCGGAGGCCGCCGAGGCCGTAACGCCCGAGGGCGCCGAGGGCGATGAGAAGGCAGCGGCCGCGAAGAAGCAGCCGAAGAAAAAGGTGGTGAAGACCGATGGCGATTCTCAGAGCTAA